A single region of the Malaclemys terrapin pileata isolate rMalTer1 chromosome 2, rMalTer1.hap1, whole genome shotgun sequence genome encodes:
- the BET1 gene encoding BET1 homolog, with amino-acid sequence MRRAGLGEGVATGNYGYTNSGYSVHEEENERLTESLRTKVSAIKSLSIEIGTEVKNQNKMLSDMDSDFDSTGGFLDATIGRLKTLSRGSQTKLLCYMMLFALFVFFVIYWIIKLR; translated from the exons ATGAGGCGCGCTGGGCTGG gtgaaggAGTAGCTACTGGTAACTATGGCTATACCAATAGTGGGTATAGTGTACAcgaagaagaaaatgaaaggttAACTGAAAGTCTGCGTACAAAAGTCTCTGCCATAAAATCA CTTTCCATTGAAATTGGAACAGAAGttaaaaatcagaataaaatgtTATCCGACATG GACTCTGACTTTGATTCTACAGGTGGATTTCTAGATGCGACTATAGGCAGACTGAAAACACTCTCCAGAGGGAGCCAGACAAAACTATTGTGCTACATGATGCTCTTTGCACTCTTTGTCTTTTTTGTAATTTACTGGATTATTAAACTGAGATGA